ATAGCTTCAACAAATCATTTTGAGCCGCTTCTTTTGTATCCACAATGCCTGCCACATACCCTCGACTCATAATCATGATTCGATTAGTTACACCAAGAAGTTCTGGCATCTCTGAAGATACCATGATAATTGACTTCCCTTTATTGGCTAACTCAATCATCAAATTGTAAATATCATACTTCGCTCCAACATCAATACCTCGTGTTGGTTCGTCCAGTAGCAAAATATCCGGTTCTGTAACCAACCATCTTCCGATAATAACCTTCTGTTGATTTCCTCCGCTAAGTTCACGAATCAACGATTCTTGACTAAAGGTTTTAATGCTCATATTTTTAATCTGTTCATCTGTATCTTTGAACATTTTCTTTTCGCTAAGTAAGCCAAATTTTCCAACATAGCTTCGAATATGGGCGCTACAGGTATTAAAGCGAATATTGGCTATATCAAAGATACCCGTTGCTCGGCGTTCTTCGGTAACCAGGGCTAACTTGCTTTCAATAGTCTTATGCGGGCTTGAATTGTTTAAGGGTTTTCCGTCAACAAAGATTTCTCCACTTTCAATCGTTCGCAGACCAAAAATAGCTTCCAACAATTCGGTACGCCTTGCGCCAACTAGACCATAGATTCCAAGTATCTCACCTTTTCGAAGTTCAAAACTGGCATCATAGACCTTGGGCTCATACCTCGTTTTTAATTTCTTAACCTCCATCTTCACTTCTCCGGGTACATTTGTAACCGGTGGAAAACGGTGGCTGAGGTCGCGACCGACCATCATGTTTATTATCTTATCCATATCCAATTCTTCAATATTTTTGGTTCCAATATATTGACCATCTCGTAATACAGTAACTTCATCAGATATAGCAAATATCTCATCCATTTTGTGTGAAATATAGATGATTCCACATCCTTGTTCTTTAAGTGTTGCAATAATT
This sequence is a window from Vallitaleaceae bacterium 9-2. Protein-coding genes within it:
- a CDS encoding ATP-binding cassette domain-containing protein; amino-acid sequence: MDKQSILSIENVSKSFSGVKVLDKICLEVKPGTVHSLMGENGAGKSTLMKCLFGIYKQDEGTFYLKGNQVDFTDPKHALENGVSMVHQELNQVIARTVSENIWLGRYPTKRGFIDEKKMYEDTKALFDRIKINDIDPDTRLSELSVSKRQMVEIVKAISYDANVIVLDEPTSSLTEQEVNKLFEIIATLKEQGCGIIYISHKMDEIFAISDEVTVLRDGQYIGTKNIEELDMDKIINMMVGRDLSHRFPPVTNVPGEVKMEVKKLKTRYEPKVYDASFELRKGEILGIYGLVGARRTELLEAIFGLRTIESGEIFVDGKPLNNSSPHKTIESKLALVTEERRATGIFDIANIRFNTCSAHIRSYVGKFGLLSEKKMFKDTDEQIKNMSIKTFSQESLIRELSGGNQQKVIIGRWLVTEPDILLLDEPTRGIDVGAKYDIYNLMIELANKGKSIIMVSSEMPELLGVTNRIMIMSRGYVAGIVDTKEAAQNDLLKLSAKFL